In Nitrobacteraceae bacterium AZCC 1564, the following proteins share a genomic window:
- a CDS encoding dTDP-glucose 4,6-dehydratase (product_source=KO:K01710; cath_funfam=3.40.50.720; cog=COG1088; ko=KO:K01710; pfam=PF16363; superfamily=51735; tigrfam=TIGR01181), with protein MRVLVTGGAGFIGSAVCRLLVSRYGVSVVNVDKLTYAANPRSLDSIAGDRRYTFECADVCDRSAIDAIFAKYHPTAVIHLAAESHVDRSITGAAAFIDTNFVGTYQLLEAARHYHAGLAPGRRAEFRFVHVSTDEVYGSLGTEGRFCEDTPYRPSSPYSASKAASDHLAHAWFTTYGLPVIVSNCSNNYGPYQFPEKLIPLIILNAIEGKPLPIYGQGANVRDWLYVEDHAEGLITLLSNGRLGEKYNFGGDSERTNLEVVERICSTLDEVSPAPQPRRSLIKFVADRPGHDLRYAIDASKAHRELGWRPRQTFDDGIEKTVLWYLENNAWWGPSRQTVYKGERLGLAEASF; from the coding sequence GTGCGTGTGTTGGTGACAGGCGGAGCAGGATTTATCGGATCGGCCGTTTGCCGGTTGCTCGTGAGCCGGTATGGAGTTTCGGTTGTCAATGTCGATAAGCTGACCTATGCCGCGAATCCTCGTTCTCTCGATTCTATTGCCGGAGATCGGCGTTATACGTTCGAGTGCGCAGACGTTTGCGACCGTTCAGCGATAGACGCGATCTTTGCGAAATATCACCCGACGGCAGTCATTCACCTCGCAGCGGAAAGCCATGTCGATCGTTCGATCACGGGTGCTGCAGCGTTCATCGATACAAATTTCGTCGGAACATATCAGCTTCTGGAAGCCGCAAGACACTATCATGCGGGGTTAGCGCCCGGTCGTCGCGCAGAATTCCGATTTGTGCATGTGTCGACGGATGAGGTCTACGGCTCGCTCGGTACTGAAGGGCGCTTTTGTGAAGATACGCCATATCGGCCGAGTTCTCCGTATTCAGCCAGTAAAGCTGCTTCGGACCACCTCGCGCATGCCTGGTTCACGACTTACGGTTTGCCCGTCATCGTTTCCAACTGCTCTAATAATTATGGGCCATACCAATTCCCCGAGAAACTCATTCCGCTGATCATTCTCAATGCGATCGAAGGAAAGCCGTTACCGATCTATGGGCAGGGCGCCAATGTTCGCGACTGGCTTTACGTTGAGGACCATGCGGAAGGACTCATCACTCTTCTCTCGAACGGGCGGCTTGGAGAAAAATACAACTTCGGCGGTGACAGCGAGCGGACCAATCTCGAAGTGGTCGAGCGGATCTGTTCGACGCTCGATGAAGTAAGTCCGGCTCCGCAGCCGAGACGATCACTCATCAAATTTGTTGCTGACCGGCCAGGGCACGATCTGCGCTATGCGATCGATGCGTCCAAAGCCCACCGCGAGCTGGGCTGGAGACCCCGTCAAACGTTTGACGATGGAATCGAAAAGACAGTGCTGTGGTACCTCGAGAACAACGCATGGTGGGGACCGTCACGTCAGACGGTCTACAAGGGAGAGCGTCTTGGCCTTGCCGAAGCATCGTTCTGA